A stretch of Oreochromis aureus strain Israel breed Guangdong linkage group 11, ZZ_aureus, whole genome shotgun sequence DNA encodes these proteins:
- the LOC120442739 gene encoding homeobox protein ESX1-like yields MVAETQRIGGREERGEHEEKVQGQEEPGGAIIFKLVGISFGLLCIIQSAVNVYIWLQAVKELCRPLQCNPLPVPPVMPVPPMPPVPPVMPVPPMPPVPPVMPVSPLPPVPPMMPFPPMPPVPPMMPFPPMPPVPPMMPFPQCRLSHQ; encoded by the exons atggtagctgagacgcagcggatcGGAG ggagagaggaaagaggggaacatgaggagaaagtacaaggtcaggaagaaccag GAGGAGCAATAATTTTCAAGTTGGTTGGAATCAGCTTCGGTCTGCTGTGTATCATCCAGTCTGCTGTTAATGTTTATATCTGGCTCCAAGCTG TGAAAGAATTGTGCCGCCCACTGCAGTGCAACCCTCTGCCTGTGCCACCAGTGATGCCTGTCCCCCCAATGCCACCTGTCCCACCAGTGATGCCTGTCCCCCCAATGCCACCTGTCCCACCAGTGATGCCTGTCTCCCCATTGCCGCCTGTGCCACCAATGATGCCTTTCCCCCCAATGCCACCTGTCCCACCAATGATGCCTTTCCCCCCAATGCCGCCTGTCCCACCAATGATGCCTTTCCCCCAATGCCGCCTGTCCCACCAATGA
- the LOC120442738 gene encoding C-type lectin domain family 4 member G-like, which yields METQNSVSSALDSGERTRENHKPGGSTIYKLVGISFGLLCVIQSSLNVYMWLQVDENSNKSKNSSTCNFTSVSADDIRGVLLERDQILREKEQLNQFIDQLLQEKDKLLEENSQLNRDKNQLIQEKDKLLEEKAQLNRDKNQLIQEKDKLLEEKAQLNRDKNQLIQEKDKLLEEKAQLNRDKNQLIQEKDKLLEEKAQLNRDKNQLIQEKDKLLEEKTQLNRDKNQLIQEKDKLLEEKAQLNRDKNQLIQEKDRLLKENSRLNQALLNLPSCSPEWKRFRSSCYQISSFESTWEDAKQNCERHGAHLVIISDDAEKDFVGSYGQAVHFWIGLKHQWNYMSSMWTLKWVDGSQLCYNNFRETFSFSSSTPWNSAYTCAYQSATWYIWYTAECSKIYYWMCEKELKVLA from the exons ATGGAAACTCAAAATTCTGTCAGTTCAGCTCTTGATAGCGGAGAGAGAACAAGAGAAAATCACAAACCAG GAGGATCAACAATCTACAAGTTGGTTGGAATCAGTTTCGGCCTGCTATGTGTCATACAATCATCACTCAATGTCTATATGTGGCTACAAGTCG ATGAGAATTCCAACAAATCAAAAAACAGTTCAACTTGCAATTTTAcctcagtgtcagctgatgacatcagaggaGTGCTTTTAGAGAGAGACCAAATTCTTCGAGAGAAAGAGCAGCTGAATCAATTTATAGATCAGCTGCTGCAGGAGAAAGACAAACTGCTTGAAGAGAACAGTCAACTGAATCGGGATAAAAATCAGCTCATTCAAGAGAAAGACAAGCTGCTTGAAGAGAAGGCTCAGCTGAATCGAGATAAAAATCAGCTCATTCAAGAGAAAGACAAACTGCTTGAAGAGAAGGCTCAGCTGAATCGAGATAAAAATCAGCTCATTCAAGAGAAAGACAAGCTGCTTGAAGAGAAGGCTCAGCTGAATCGAGATAAAAATCAGCTCATTCAAGAGAAAGACAAACTGCTTGAAGAGAAGGCTCAGCTGAATCGAGATAAAAATCAGCTCATTCAAGAGAAAGACAAACTGCTTGAAGAGAAGACTCAGCTGAATCGAGATAAAAATCAGCTCATTCAAGAGAAAGACAAACTGCTTGAAGAGAAGGCTCAGCTGAATCGAGATAAAAATCAGCTCATTCAAGAGAAAGACAGACTGCTTAAAGAGAACAGCAGACTGAATCAAG CCCTACTAAACCTTCCAAGTTGTTCCCCGGAATGGAAAAGATTCAGGTCAAGCTGCTACCAAATTTCCTCTTTTGAATCCACCTGGGAGGATGCCAAACAAAACTGTGAGAGGCATGGAGCTCATTTGGTGATTATCAGTGATGATGCAGAAAAG GATTTTGTCGGTTCTTATGGACAGGCTGTACATTTTTGGATAGGCTTGAAACATCAGTGGAACTACATGAGCAGTATGTGGACATTGAAATGGGTGGATGGAAGCCAACTGTGTTATAA CAACTTCAGAGAAACATTCTCATTCTCATCCTCTACACCCTGGAATTCCGCCTACACATGTGCGTACCAAAGTGCAACTTGGTACATTTGGTATACTGCTGAATGTAGCAAAATCTACTACTGGATGTGTGAGAAGGAGTTAAAAGTTCTAGCTTGA